From Aedes albopictus strain Foshan chromosome 1, AalbF5, whole genome shotgun sequence, one genomic window encodes:
- the LOC134292157 gene encoding uncharacterized protein LOC134292157, whose product MMLVLKKEAAKKSPTHRRSQSHLNSSTRSPQQLSPPLLLGDHVPLSGGVRRGCDIPPRIYGLPRVHKEGRPLRPVVSTVGSATYNMAQLLSNILGNIVGKTEYHVINSFEFAEEVTGMQVPEEHVLFSLDVKSLYTNVPVAYALECIEARWDEVAKYTRIDKRGFLAAVELTLNSTFFVYRGVSYSQTFGVPMGSPLSPVIANIVMERLEQESIRKLEGHRISMVVYRRYVDDCFCIARKEHVDKILEVFNGFHDRLQFTVEYEEDGRLKFLDMMLFQNNGRVEKTWLPKQENGRYLDYNSESPFTRKRNTAIALADRAIKLTDAENRPQAIDMVKRILKCNNYPEWFILNVLKQRVHKHYNRLEDGREVEETKYVSTPYIPHLRSQKNVVYSVPCGTNDGKVYIGQTGRKLDTRINEHKNDVRRNDNRTGLTQHTLCDGHIFNFDETKIVERIADQESRIAAETFHIKLAGENNTVNLQRECGTFNANYNALVVKLRQMTNDERRRRESKTNDEYHNHDVPHQIVVRDRPAEEEVKVAAVI is encoded by the exons atgatgctagtgctgaagaaggaggcggccAAGAAATCACCAACGCACAGGAGATCGCAGTCGCACTTAAACAGCAGCacgag atcaccgcagcaactttcacctccTCTTCTGCTGGGCGATCACGTACCACTATCTGGTGGGGTACGTCGTGGTTGTGATATTCCACCCAGGATCTACGGACTCCCGAGGGTGCACAAAGAAGGAAGACCACTAAGGCCGGTGGTTTCGACGGTTGGGTCAGCAACCTATAATATGGCTCAACTCTTGTCGAACATCCTAGGGAACATCGTGGGGAAAACTGAATACCATGTTATTAACAGTTTTGAATTTGCGGAAGAGGTAACAGGCATGCAGGTTCCAGAGGAACACGTCCTGTTTTCACTGGACGTTAAGTCGCTGTACACGAATGTTCCTGTTGCGTACGCCTTGGAGTGTATAGAGGCAAGGTGGGACGAGGTAGCGAAATACACAAGGATAGACAAGCGTGGTTTCCTAGCGGCGGTTGAATTAACTTTGAATTCGACTTTCTTCGTCTATCGGGGTGTGAGCTACTCACAAACTTTCGGAGTGCCGATGGGATCACCGTTGTCACCGGTGATAGCCAACATCGTAATGGAGAGGTTAGAGCAGGAAAGCATACGTAAGCTGGAGGGACATCGAATCAGTATGGTGGTGTACAGACGGTATGTTGACGACTGTTTCTGTATCGCACGTAAGGAGCACGTGGACAAAATTCTCGAGGTGTTCAACGGTTTCCATGACAGATTACAGTTCACGGTGGAATATGAGGAGGATGGACGTCTTAAGTTTTTGGACATGATGCTGTTCCAAAACAACGGACGTGTGGAGAAAACTTGGCTGCCAAAACAAGAAAACGGGCGTTATTTGGATTACAACTCCGAGAGTCCTTTCACGCGCAAACGCAACACAGCGATCGCTCTGGCGGATAGAGCGATCAAACTCACGGATGCGGAAAACCGCCCACAAGCAATAGACATGGTTAAAAGGATATTGAAATGCAATAATTATCCGGAATGGTTCATTTTAAATGTCCTAAAGCAAAGAGTACATAAGCATTACAATAGACTGGAAGATGGGAGAGAGGTGGAGGAGACAAAGTATGTTTCCACACCTTACATCCCACACTTAA GGTCGCAGAAAAATGTGGTGTACTCCGTACCGTGTGGAACCAATGACGGTAAGGTGTATATTGGACAAACAGGGAGAAAACTGGACACACGAATAAACGAGCACAAAAATGACGTCAGAAGAAACGACAACAGAACAGGATTAACGCAACACACACTATGTGACGGACACATTTTCAACTTTGACGAAACTAAAATAGTAGAACGAATTGCTGACCAGGAAAGCAGGATTGCAGCGGAGACATTCCACATCAAGCTGGCAGGCGAAAACAACACAGTCAACCTCCAACGTGAATGTGGAACGTTCAACGCAAACTACAATGCGTTAGTGGTTAAGCTGAGACAGATGACGAACGAtgagcgacgacgacgagaaTCGAAAACCAACGACGAATATCACAACCACGACGTACCCCACCAGATAGTGGTACGTGATCGCCCAGCAGAAGAggaggtgaaagttgctgcggtgatctGA